The Oryzias melastigma strain HK-1 linkage group LG15, ASM292280v2, whole genome shotgun sequence genome includes the window CCaagaattattttcttttagcaaccTGTTACtgcaatttaaacaaaaaaaaaatcaatctatCCCTTAATTTTCTGGAATTTCAGTGAAATATTTGCAGAATCGATAATTATATCATCTTCTCGCCTTTGGACCTTGCAGTCTTCCTGCAAATTCCCGGTTTAACCACAAATCAATCATCACATTAAACTTCATGATTAAACCCAAGGTggtgcaatatatatatattttattttgtaatcctTTGTAGGAGATTTCTGTATCTAGAATTGAAACAAATCTCAGTTTagtcaacatttttctcattttccagagtataagtcgtgttttttttcatagttaagCCAGGGGTAAGACTTATACTCAATtgcgacttatttgtgttttttttttcttttttagacattaataggctcatatatttgttattttcccagtaaacagcGGTCgtcctttagcagttgtttcctctaataaccactagagggcgctgcattcAAAGTATTTGCTACAGACAGCAATAGAAGAAGataatctgattattttcctcttaaactttgatatttttcttaaacagatcaaaagtttagcattgttgtatttatttttttagctacgctgggcttggcggatttgttctcgacttttctcctaaaagtgcgacttaaatgtggttttcttcttcttgatttgacatttttttcctcttacgACTTATACtacagaaaatacggtacttaaaaatgtagaagagggctgtgtttaaaatgtcaaaaattgtaaaaataaacgaTTTATATCGTTTGTAACAAGCAGCTAAACCTCCTCTGTTTTCCCTCCAAACCTGAGACACAGACACAACTGTTTCTTGACATCACTCTGGTCCAGTAGACTCTGGTTTATAGAGTCACAGCTGGTGAACCTGAAATGACATATAACTCCACACAACTGCTGAAGTGTCTTCTGGACAGTATATAAAAACAGACGTAAACaacactgttttcttttttcgcTCATGTTTTGAgcgaaccaaaaaaaaaaaaagcaggaatatgaatttattaagttgcattaatttaattttaagaggttatcacaaaataattaaatgcagAATTCCATAATATATAAACTATGATGGTTAGCAGTTCACAATGGTggtattttttgtctgaaagttttaattttgcttgaattttacttaaaatttgaattataaTACTGATAAttaactagatttgcaattcctgaagaaattgcgtctgattgctgaaagcaatagcgcTCTAAAGCATTTTACAGCTGCAAGCATGTTAAAGACCTTCCGTCCGACGCGCTCGCCAAGTTTCGTCCGCATAGGTCAAGCACTTTTGAAGNNNNNNNNNNNNNNNNNNNNNNNNNNNNNNNNNNNNNNNNNNNNNNNNNNNNNNNNNNNNAATCTTTGGCTTAAAGACGTGCATAAATCCTTTGCTCTGTTCGAGCGCCCTGGAGCCAGACTATTTAGTGGAGCTGTCTGTCTGTTCAGTTGAATAATGAGATCTAGAGGGTGTGGCAGAGTGAGCTCCAACGACAGGTTCAAGCTGCTGGCTCTCTCTAGTGGCCAAAGAGAGAACAACATCCCCATTTGTGAGAATGTGGAGCTTTAacgtgtattttttatttcatctagTCAAAGAGTGATTGTAAAATGGCTCAGAGATACATATATTTTAACCtactttttaattaactttttactgtttttactgggttatttatgacattttaacatattccttatttattattttaatgtgttttaatctGCAAGTGAATGAGGACTCGGAAATTTACCAACATTGATTGAAGGATTTATGAATTTTTTCCCCTctgactttgtttaaaaaatattgtataatGCTATAGCTTGAGTCtatatatattaaagttttttttttttttttNNNNNNNNNNNNNNNNNNNNNNNNNNNNNNNNNNNNNNNNNNNNNNNNNNNNNNNNNNNNNNNNNNNNNNNNNNNNNNNNNNNNNNNNNNNNNNNNNNNNNNNNNNNNNNNNNNNNNNNNNNNNNNNNNNNNNNNNNNNNNNNNNNNNNNNNNNNNNNNNNNNNNNNNNNNNNNNNNNNNNNNNNNNNNNNNNNNNNNNNNNNNNNNNNNNNNNNNtaaaataaaaatcaaataatcctttatgtgttttttttatatatgtgtgAATCCTGGGCCTGTttggatgattttattttgaccaaTTAGGTTAAATTGAGTAATTATTCACAACAACTAGTGTGCGACAACaccatacagtcaatgggcgACACACAAATGCGACAAATATGTCACCTCAGTCAGACGTTCTTTCTTTGACCGAATTTACGATATTTTCTAACCgattatttgcttttgttttggctGTTCTTAAAGTAAATGTTCAAACGTCTCCACTAATATTCGGTGTTCCTGATCCCtcacttgatttaaaaaagatttaataacaTTCACATCTGTTTGCAGGACGTCGATATATGTTACTATATCGGAAATCGTCTAAATTCTCatctattttaattatgttttttatttttaattagagaAAATTAAATACTATGAAGAAGCACGCtaacattttacaataaatggAACTGTTTTATTGACTACTCTAAATTTGGAACAGTAATCTATCGATTATGTCAGTAATATTTTCTCTCCGATGTTAATGTTAAGATGGGTGCTTTGTTTTATTCGTTTCTATTCGACTAGGTTgaattttttattgacaaaaatggtcaaatgagtctcaatttttaatatgttaataaaatattttgaggaaaaaaattatcttaagtgtactttgattttttaacccgtatttaaaaaaaaaaaatcaataaatacagaTATAAAGACAATATTCATAAGAGTTTTCATCAGGAAGTCCATTTATTCCACCGATTGTTTGGAGTTCATCCGAGAGTCGTCCATGCAACAACTTCCTCATCACACCCACAATTACAATATTCTCAAAATTATATACACACAAATGACTCGTTTCAGTGGACGTATATTATTGTTACAGGCAAAATATAAAACTAGCATTTGTCTTCGACATCAGTACACAGTGGCTGTAATATTACTTCTCTTACACTATGTAGTGCATAGTTTCCGTTCATTTCTCATCTTGATATTGCATAATAAATATCAACCGTTAAGACTTCGATGGTTAAACCAGGAGTGCTGCGACGGCTCCATTAAGACGgcagagagaaacaaaaacgCTTTCCCCGGACTTCAAAATGTGTCTGAACGAGCGGCCCTGAGAAAGCCCGTCTACCCTGCAGCCGCGGCGACGTACCTGCACAGGTGAGTCCAAGCAGAAAGCTCCAGAAAGTACGGCGAAAACCGAGAATGTTAAAATCGCACTCGAGTCAATGAAGTTTAGAGGTTCTGTTAGGAGTTAAGTCTCCGACAAAAAGAGCATccagttaaaatgtttaaatttagacacattttcttgtaatttgtgttttttttccatttggaaGTGCGACTATATCACATGAGGATGCACAGAACGGTATTCAATCGAACGGTGTTCGTATGAAGGGCAAACCTGGGAGTTGGAGCTTCAACTTCTTCCCCTGGAGCATCAGCGCCCGCCTCCGACTGCACCAGCTTCACACGTCCCCATCAACCATACGACCGCCTCGGCTCAGGCTGTTTCAGCCAAACGCTGCAGCATTCCCATCATACTctccacttttttatttctgctttatcCGTTTATGATTACATTTGGTGTCGATTACCATTCCGTCTCTGAGTTCTTCAGTGTTGGAGGAGGAAGTTAGTGGCCATATTAATGTCGTTGTTTGAAGCTCTGAGGGCCTCCAGGGCGTCCGTTCTGGAGAAACCCATTTCTACTAACCGTGCGACCTGTGGAACCGAAATGTGACCGTTAGATTTACAGGTGAATACTCAGGAGTAGTGCTGGGCGACACGACGATATATATCACGGCATTTCTCCTCTATCGTTTATATCGTCTCTaagctaatttgatcaattattaccgcaaatatatcattaaatagcCCGACACAATTGTGCAGGTGTTGTCTCGTCAGTgtggacacaaaaaatgaagacaaattaaaaagagattccTCATAAAGAAACTCAGTTTCGCGGTTTTGCGacgtaaagctgcttttctttgattCACACGTACGCAGGTTTTAGGACATACTTTAAGGTACTGACAGACGGAACAACTTCAAGTTGTTTCTCCGAAGTAGAAACAGACAGATACTCTCACTTTCAGCAAAATAGGAGAACGTCTCTGATTTGGctgcattttggattcaagatgTCCGACGATGAGCAGAAGACACCAATACAAGCTAGGAGGTTATTCCTGCGCCGATGCTAACTCAACAAACCTCCTATCACTCAAGGACAGTTCACAAAAATCAAcatatgagattacaaaaataagagataaaccaAAGTTTGGAATAAAGCTGTTACAAGTATTCAAACACTTGGATTCTCGcaatctgctcccgaaaattcacGACGTCCAAAATCgctgattcatgatctttataaatacagtagagtgtcataaaatatttatttatctggaacacagaataatgttggattttaaagcCGAACGTGCTGCGCGACTTTCACCAGAactaaacaaatcttcaaaataaaatgtcagtgaagcttcctgttttcaaagtaaaactagcgagtgCTTTTCTATCCGTTCAAAAAATGAGACATAAGTTCTGCTCACTGAATTAAGctctgaaaaagtaaaaaatagcttgaacatctgagctttagctccagtgtttgtattgttttggtaactcttcaacatttgatgtaattctagcagaattttgtgcaaaaatgtgtttttctactcagaaatatgaaactgttttatgaaagtttttcataaaaagtatttttttttacaaattcagtttaaatacctttgatttttgcaacaaatgtgaactttatcagtcacatctgttctcatttgatttatttttctgcactAAACTGTTTCTTAATTGTTACAATTCAGTTTCTGTTACTTAAAATATccagaaaattaaacaatgttattttatcagagaatagctgaaaacatactttattgtcgtatatcgtgatatatattttttttatatcgcCCAGCACTTCTCAACagtaatagtaataataataagacCCAAACCTGCTCCTCTGCGACAGGAGAGTTGTTCAGTGATGGCGGCGGAGCGGACTGCTGCGTCTGAGCCTGAGGTTGGGGCTGCATTGGGGGTCCGTTCTGCCCGCGGTGCCTCAGCGAGGGGAACAGCCGGGTCCACTGTAATAGCCCCGCCTACACCCGCCCAAGAGGAATCCATCCATAATCACATCCTCAAATCAATCCCATTTTGCAGTAAAAGGGCGCACAGACCTGAGGCTGGGGTCTGGCGTTCCTTCTGGCCTCGTTGTATTGGGCCAGGAGCAGCTGCTGGTCCAGCAGATCCATCCTCTGCTGCCTCTGGATGTCCAGAGTGGCCCCCATCCCCACAGGAGTCTCATTGTTCGGCTGAGagcctgaaaaaaagaaagacaacttAAAAATACCAACACTTCATGTTTACAACATCATCTCCAGAAGTTAGAGGatgatttgtgttttatggCCGGATATTATTGGACATCAGTTTATGAAAGTAGCCTCAATCAagttgtgtgtaattcttgatttgaaactcatacaataaaaattgtgtgtaactgtgtgtacttgcagTGTGTTTTCAgatgtacaaaaagtacaaaaaacacacaatttaaaattacagcagcttaaaactgactacacatacaaatcttttaaaaaagtatgcAAAAATTGCCTGATACACacagaaaactatttttgttttattttacaaccgtaacataattatgaactagatattacCTGAGATAactctagtgtgaatgctgtcagctaaatttggctgctgaagatgctgaaattgtaactgaaaacgctgaagatgatagccagttaaaatattagctaaatgccaaattagcctaaaaaacaaaaaccaaaaaaaacttgggatagcaaaaactgctagcatgttgctgaaaaaaatagctaaacttcaaaatatcctaaaaaactgcaaaaaagcctaaattggtcAAACCAGCTAgtctgtaaatattagccaaactccaaaacagcttaaaaaaattaaaaagaaaagccaaaacaagctagcatgtagctgagatattagctaaactccaaaacagtctaaaaaaactgaaaaaaatagcctaaattagccaaaacagctagcatgttgctgaataaaatagctaaacttaaaaatatcctaaaaaacacaaaaaaaaatcctaaattagcaaaaccagctagcgtgtagctgaaatattagctaaactccaaaatggcctaaaaaatgtctttctaaaaaattaaacgctcacaaaatgccaattttttaaacattacaaccgtaaacttttaacataattatgaataataaaaaggtagaaatatcattccagaataaatcaacttaaaccttaaattactttcaatattttactttccataaaaatataaattttcaaaattatacaaattagacaCTCAAGACCAGACGATCCGGCTCTGTAATTGTCCTACTATGATGATCTGtgtgtctctgttttttttgtttgtttattttcatctctacagtctgtttggATACTAAAATATGATCTCATTTGTCAACctcagtattttattgtgaaaaattggttatattttgtaaaagaccagattttttttaaaccatcctaataactgttttaaagataaatgctgTTGTTACTATTGCAATGATTTTaaggttttatattttagaatgtgtttatttctgattATGTTCAATCTTAAcctaagaagaaaaaagaagaaagtctATGTCTATTTTCTTCAATTCCTGTTCAAAACTTCTTATTTTGAGGATTTGTTTGTTcaccacaacaacaacaactgttCTCACTTGAGAAGATCGGCTCCAGAATGTACCGGGCGATACGGGACAGCCATGCAGGAACGAAGAGAATCTTCTGGAGCCACAAGATATTGGACAAGTAGAGTCCGCCTGAGACCTGAAAGACACATTCAAGAACTGCTGTGTGACAGAAGTGATATTTGGGGTCAATTTCAGCTACAGAGGTGCAGAAAAAAGGTTTCACAGCTTGAACAGAACCTAAACCAAGCTGatgatttacgctagcgagacacagatgTGACGGCGAGGGGTGTTTAAAACAAAGGGCCTGCTGCAATGCGAGTTCTGTTTTTATCTAACCACTTCTGATATTACACTTGATACTACaacttttgctgcattgagatgatcatacaagacagggtgtcttttattttgaaaggaacttctgtcaaaagttaaaaaaaaggtattttcttttaatgtttgtgttttaatcatTCAAAATGTATCATGTTTATCATAGTAGTACCAATAGCATaaatcaggagtctgcaacctgcggctccagagccacatgtggctcttttatctctccatggtggctctctggatgaagaaaaatttaaaaaaattcacaaattttGAGATTTCctattatttaagcaacattttaGCACGTTTTTAGTGAATTTGTTATTTgttggggtttttaggctattttagagtttagcttctattttagcaacaggctaactttttgactaattttgtttagtgaggaattttatgccaatttggggtttaactaatattttagcaacatgctgatttttcggctaatttgtttttgggggataatttagaatttagcttctattttagaaacaggctgactcatttgactaatttagttttattgaggaatttttggctatttaggagttcagctaataatcaaacaacaagctagcttttttgggctaatttggactctaattaaatgttttatgcgaatatttgagcaacattcttacatttttagctaattgttttccactggagtttttaggctaatatagagcttttaatttagcaacatgctagcatttttgattgatttactttactgagaaatgttacgctaatttggagttcagctaggaATTTAGCAACGAGTTAGCTTTTTCACTAATTTgccctctactaaaggtaaaaatgtttttaaaaaatccccattttaaaaaaatgttagtttctttttacatttttttttgttcgtgccaaaaaatagatgtaagtcatgtttattaaaacaaatactaaTAATAAGGTAATGAATGGAAATCTACAtgttttaaaggctaaagtaataCTAAGTGGCTCCTTCTAGATTTTGATTGGTAggaaacaagcccaaatggctcttttactgttaaaggcataaatacaaatcagcgtctaattttttaaaaggtgaaggaagactttgagGCTCCTACTGGGTTACATCAGGGAGAAATCAACTTGAATTTCTCTTTAGGAGTTGGACTAGCACACAATCAAACATCCCATCATCAGTCATCACAACTGCTGCTTTATAGTACAATTCAGTAACTCACCAGTCCACTAAGAGCAAGGAGCCACATGAAGGGGCTGGAGGTCAGGAGCTGCATCACAGAAAGATTCAGACAGGAAGAGATGACAACTCCCAAAAAACACATCATGAGATAAACTAGACGGAAAACTCGTCTCACCTGCAAGCCAACAATATACACCAGAGATTTGTTGGTGATGTGGATGTGACCCAGTATTTGGGTGACGGGCATTCTGGGTATTGACAGGTAGAAAGgcacaaacagagaaaacactGGAGCAAGCctgtgtggggaaaaaaagaaaaagtcaagcactttttaattttaattttgagcAACAATAAGTTATTAATGGAGGAATAAAACAACCTTTCTTTAAAGATTCAGtccaataaaaacattatttttggtgttttgaactTTGCTTATGCTTGAACTTCTTCTTTTCAATTCAAATCGTATTGAACTCACAGTCCAGCAGGAAGTTCTTCCACTTCATAGTCAAACAGATGCTGGAAAGCCTGAACCAACAGAAAGTCTGTGAGGGCAGAGAGACACCAAGAGCCCAACAAGAAGGactggaaacaaaaacagaaaacagtcagatggcaataaatgtttgtccattttcaaataataaagACAGATTTAGAGAtttaacaacataaaacaaacactcACAGCGAACTTCCTGGTGCCGAACCTCCTCTCAAAAATCCTAAAGTTGTAAATCAGCAGACTACTGCAGAAGGAGTCCTTCACGTCGAGACAGACGAGTCTTCCACACAACAACCGCCACACCTACAAAACATgggaaaaattgaattatttaacaaaaaacattatgaAAAACCTTAAGCATCCTATTTATAACACGCTCATCTTACAGAGACTTATTCTGATTCAGTTTTCAAAGCATTtggtcttttttctttattatagtcaaccaaaaaaagacttaactaaataaagttagaaaattacagaataaaaaaaaaaatctctttattcACAAGaagtatggagcccctaaagttgaagttaaaaaaaaaaaagttgaagtaaaAAGGGTTTTCTATAAactgaagtaaaacaaaaattctggATGCTAactggttcacaccggacacactaactggtgctcaccaaatggcaactgta containing:
- the ubac2 gene encoding ubiquitin-associated domain-containing protein 2; the encoded protein is MFTTTGSRGLYKAPLSKSLLLVLNGLTLMLILLPQYQEFFIYNLQALTQQKQVWRLLCGRLVCLDVKDSFCSSLLIYNFRIFERRFGTRKFASFLLGSWCLSALTDFLLVQAFQHLFDYEVEELPAGLLAPVFSLFVPFYLSIPRMPVTQILGHIHITNKSLVYIVGLQLLTSSPFMWLLALSGLVSGGLYLSNILWLQKILFVPAWLSRIARYILEPIFSSSQPNNETPVGMGATLDIQRQQRMDLLDQQLLLAQYNEARRNARPQPQAGLLQWTRLFPSLRHRGQNGPPMQPQPQAQTQQSAPPPSLNNSPVAEEQVARLVEMGFSRTDALEALRASNNDINMATNFLLQH